The proteins below come from a single Triticum aestivum cultivar Chinese Spring chromosome 5D, IWGSC CS RefSeq v2.1, whole genome shotgun sequence genomic window:
- the LOC543124 gene encoding COBRA-like protein 3, translating into MAPVGGVAGSSRSAACCAVLLAAVLFFSAPATTEAYDSLDPNGNITIKWDIISWTPDGYVATVTMFNYQQFRHIPAPGWQLGWSWAKKEVIWSMVGAQATEQGDCSKFKSAPPHCCKRDPTIVDLLPGTPFNQQIANCCKAGVIKTFNQDPGNAASSFQISVGLAGTTNKTVKMPKNFTLRAPGPGYTCGRALVGRPTKYYSSDGRRVTQALMSWNVTCTYSQFLAQKTPTCCVSLSSFYNDTIVNCPTCSCGCQNNITRPGSCVNDNSPYLQSAINGPGKLTGQPLVQCTSHMCPIRIHWHVKLNYKDYWRVKVTITNFNYRMNYTDWNMVAQHPNFDNITKLFSFNYKPLTPYGGRINDTAMFWGMKFYNDLLNQAGPLGNAQSELLMRKDSETFTFQKGWAFPRRVYFNGDNCVMPSPDDYPWLPSASPLTKQPWTLPLLVFWTALATLLAYYV; encoded by the exons ATGGCGCCGGTTGGTGGCGTCGCCGGGAGCTCCAGATCCGCGGCCTGCTGCGCCGTGCTGCTCGCGGCGGTGCTCTTCTTCTCCGCACCGGCCACCACAG AGGCTTATGATtcgctggatccaaatggcaaCATCACCATAAAATGGGATATTATTTCGTGGACTCCTGATGGTTATGTT GCAACAGTCACAATGTTTAACTACCAGCAGTTCCGACACATACCTGCACCTGGGTGGCAGCTGGGGTGGTCGTGGGCAAAGAAAGAGGTCATCTGGTCGATGGTGGGGGCTCAGGCTACTGAGCAGGGTGATTGCTCCAAATTCAAGAGTGCCCCTCCCCATTGCTGCAAGAGAGATCCAACGATTGTCGATCTTCTTCCGGGCACCCCATTCAACCAGCAAATTGCTAATTGTTGCAAGGCAGGAGTTATAAAGACATTTAACCAGGACCCAGGAAATGCAGCATCCTCCTTCCAGATTAGTGTAGGTCTTGCTGGGACTACCAATAAGACGGTTAAGATGCCGAAAAACTTCACCCTTAGGGCCCCAGGTCCAGGGTACACATGTGGGCGTGCTCTTGTTGGCAGGCCTACCAAGTATTACTCGTCAGACGGGCGCAGGGTAACCCAAGCTCTCA TGTCGTGGAATGTAACCTGCACATACTCCCAATTCCTTGCTCAGAAGACTCCAACCTGCTGTGTATCTCTCTCATCGTTTTATAATGACACTATTGTGAACTGCCCAACGTGCTCTTGCGGCTGCCAAAACAACATTACTCGTCCAGGAAGCTGTGTAAA TGACAATTCGCCTTATTTGCAATCTGCCATCAATGGCCCTGGCAAATTAACCGGCCAGCCTCTTGTCCAATGTACTTCCCACATGTGCCCGATAAGAATCCATTGGCATGTGAAGCTCAACTACAAGGACTACTGGAGAGTGAAAGTCACCATCACAAACTTCAACTACCGCATGAATTATACAGACTGGAACATGGTTGCCCAGCATCCTAACTTCGATAATATCACAAAGCTGTTCAGCTTCAACTATAAGCCACTTACCCCATATGGAGGCCGCATAA ATGACACCGCAATGTTCTGGGGAATGAAGTTCTACAATGATTTGCTCAATCAAGCTGGTCCGCTTGGAAACGCGCAGTCAGAACTACTCATGCGGAAGGACTCAGAGACTTTCACCTTCCAAAAAGGATGGGCGTTTCCACGGCGTGTGTACTTCAATGGTGATAACTGTGTCATGCCGTCTCCCGATGACTATCCATGGTTGCCTAGTGCAAGCCCTCTGACAAAACAACCATGGACGCTCCCACTATTGGTGTTCTGGACTGCGTTGGCTACTTTGCTGGCTTATTACGTATGA
- the LOC123122867 gene encoding cytochrome b5, translating into MPTLTKLYSMKEAALHNTPEDCWIVVDGKIYDVTAYLDDHPGGADVLLAVTGMDGTEEFEDAGHSKDAKELMKDYFIGELDLDETPDMPEMEVFRKEQDKDFASKLAAYAVQYWAIPVAAVGISAVVAILYARRK; encoded by the exons ATGCCGACGCTGACGAAGCTGTACAGCATGAAGGAGGCCGCCCTCCACAACACCCCCGAGGACTGCTGGATCGTCGTCGACGGCAAG ATTTATGATGTGACCGCGTATTTGGATGACCATCCTGGGGGTGCTGATGTTCTGCTTGCCGTGACTG GTATGGATGGCACCGAGGAATTTGAAGATGCGGGCCACAGCAAGGATGCCAAGGAGTTAATGAAGGATTACTTCATTGGGGAATTGGACTTGGACGAAACACCTGACATGCCTGAGATGGAGGTTTTCAGGAAAGAGCAGGACAAGGACTTCGCCAGCAAGCTGGCGGCTTACGCTGTGCAGTACTGGGCCATTCCGGTAGCAGCAGTCGGGATATCAGCCGTGGTTGCCATATTGTATGCACGAAGGAAGTGA